In Bacillus sp. SB49, a single window of DNA contains:
- a CDS encoding branched-chain amino acid transaminase: protein MLFMFDQGRFVEETLPTVNVRNKGLNYGLGCIDGIRAFWNEEHRQLYVFRLADHIDRFYKSGKLLFLPIPYAVPEMIAIVRKLLVLNHVKQDVYIRPLCFHGADMLRPDIAGVNNRVAVFTSYLEYEPKPVLRACVSSWNRIGSNMIPPQAKPTAGYLNSALAVSQALADGYDEAIFLTKDGNVSEGATENIFVVQGDCVWTPPVADDILPGITRATVMEILWKEMGIKVKEQSLARAELYRADEVFFTGTAIGIKPVVEVDRRRVGTGEPGSITLAVQRMYEAVVRNDMPGYDHYCTPIYL from the coding sequence ATGCTATTTATGTTTGATCAAGGTCGTTTTGTAGAGGAGACACTTCCCACGGTGAATGTCAGGAATAAAGGACTGAATTATGGTTTAGGATGCATTGACGGTATCCGGGCTTTTTGGAATGAGGAGCATCGGCAGTTGTATGTTTTTCGGTTGGCAGATCATATCGATCGTTTTTACAAATCCGGGAAACTGCTCTTCCTTCCCATTCCATATGCCGTACCAGAAATGATCGCGATTGTCAGGAAGCTGCTTGTGCTTAATCACGTAAAACAGGATGTTTATATTCGTCCGCTCTGTTTCCACGGGGCGGATATGTTACGTCCGGATATAGCTGGTGTCAACAACCGAGTGGCTGTGTTCACAAGCTATTTGGAATATGAGCCGAAGCCGGTTTTAAGAGCTTGTGTTTCTTCCTGGAACAGGATTGGAAGTAATATGATCCCCCCTCAGGCGAAGCCGACGGCCGGATACTTGAATTCAGCCCTTGCTGTCAGTCAAGCGTTGGCAGATGGATATGATGAGGCGATTTTTTTGACGAAAGACGGAAACGTGAGTGAAGGGGCGACAGAGAATATATTTGTGGTTCAAGGGGACTGTGTATGGACGCCTCCTGTTGCGGATGACATCTTACCGGGAATTACACGTGCTACGGTTATGGAGATTTTATGGAAGGAGATGGGGATCAAGGTAAAAGAGCAGAGTTTGGCGAGAGCCGAGCTGTACCGGGCTGATGAAGTTTTCTTTACAGGTACAGCCATCGGTATTAAGCCGGTGGTTGAAGTGGATCGACGAAGGGTGGGGACAGGGGAACCCGGTTCCATCACATTGGCCGTCCAGCGTATGTATGAAGCGGTGGTTCGCAATGACATGCCCGGATACGATCATTATTGTACACCGATTTATCTATAA
- a CDS encoding nucleoside hydrolase, which translates to MRKVIIDTDTAGDDTIAILTALHNFQVEGVTITGGNVDFDQEVENALYTIEVSGGGRYVPVYKGCERPLLMNGEAGHRTVEDVHGEDGMGGAHFPKAEQRPEEGHAVDFIIERVKRSPGEIELLAIAPLTNIALAIKKDPSIIKAIPHLYIMGGTNNSLGNITAAAEYNFWVDPEAARIVLHSGIPITMVGWDMCLEYSIMDDSDHEEIAALGTKGADFFVQINEVVKKFNKEVHRLTGTTHPDTLLMAVAADEELMTKSHKYYVDIETKGELTRGYSLVDINNRSGKAPNVRVCEQVDRKRFKKQLLDVLRAID; encoded by the coding sequence ATGAGAAAAGTAATTATTGATACAGACACAGCCGGAGACGACACGATTGCTATTCTTACGGCTCTTCACAATTTTCAAGTGGAAGGGGTCACCATTACAGGAGGAAATGTAGACTTCGATCAGGAAGTGGAAAATGCGTTGTATACGATCGAGGTGTCCGGAGGCGGACGCTATGTTCCTGTTTATAAGGGATGCGAGAGGCCGCTTTTAATGAACGGGGAGGCTGGTCACCGCACCGTAGAGGATGTACATGGCGAAGATGGAATGGGCGGGGCGCACTTTCCGAAAGCGGAGCAGCGGCCGGAGGAAGGACATGCCGTCGATTTCATTATTGAGCGGGTGAAGCGTTCCCCCGGCGAGATTGAACTGCTTGCGATTGCGCCGTTAACGAATATTGCGTTGGCGATCAAGAAGGATCCGAGCATTATTAAAGCGATCCCGCACTTGTACATAATGGGAGGAACAAATAATTCTCTTGGGAATATTACAGCAGCAGCAGAATATAATTTTTGGGTGGACCCTGAAGCTGCGCGCATTGTTCTTCACTCAGGCATACCCATTACAATGGTCGGCTGGGATATGTGCTTGGAGTATTCTATCATGGATGATTCCGATCATGAGGAGATAGCGGCGCTTGGTACGAAGGGGGCGGACTTCTTCGTGCAGATAAACGAAGTCGTCAAGAAATTCAATAAAGAAGTGCACCGATTAACAGGAACGACTCATCCGGATACGTTGCTTATGGCGGTTGCAGCCGACGAAGAATTGATGACGAAGTCGCATAAATATTATGTGGATATAGAAACAAAAGGAGAGCTCACGAGGGGATACAGCCTTGTCGATATTAACAATCGTTCCGGAAAGGCACCGAACGTGCGTGTCTGTGAGCAGGTAGACAGGAAAAGGTTTAAAAAGCAGCTGTTGGATGTGTTGAGAGCCATCGATTAA
- a CDS encoding TetR/AcrR family transcriptional regulator yields the protein MSKHADTKEIILNTSSNLFHIQGYNGTGLSQIIKESGAPRGSLYYHFPGGKEEIALEAIARMRTAVAEDLEKSLRPGMDVGEALKQHILDIADMFERGEPGEGVPIGLIASETSICNENLRLACKQTYQHWNRFYVQALEASGYSKERAEDLGISIHAMIEGAFILAKTMVNGEPLRAIARQMPYLLSKEKEER from the coding sequence ATGAGCAAGCATGCAGATACGAAAGAAATCATTCTGAATACATCATCCAACCTTTTCCATATACAAGGATATAACGGTACAGGTTTGAGTCAGATCATAAAAGAAAGTGGGGCTCCAAGAGGTTCTTTGTACTACCATTTCCCTGGTGGGAAGGAAGAAATCGCATTGGAAGCCATTGCCCGGATGCGGACTGCGGTCGCGGAAGACTTGGAGAAGAGCCTCAGGCCTGGAATGGATGTCGGCGAAGCTTTGAAGCAGCACATACTGGACATCGCCGACATGTTCGAAAGAGGGGAACCTGGAGAGGGCGTTCCCATCGGCCTGATTGCCTCAGAGACTTCTATTTGCAATGAGAACCTAAGGCTCGCATGCAAGCAGACCTATCAACATTGGAATCGTTTCTATGTGCAGGCTTTGGAAGCGTCGGGTTACAGTAAAGAGCGTGCGGAAGACTTGGGAATAAGCATCCACGCAATGATTGAGGGTGCGTTTATTTTGGCGAAGACGATGGTTAACGGAGAACCGCTCCGAGCAATCGCCAGACAAATGCCGTATTTGTTGAGTAAAGAAAAAGAGGAGAGATAA
- a CDS encoding DHA2 family efflux MFS transporter permease subunit — protein MNTSKQAIKPMPIIISLVVAGFVGLFSETALNMALNSLITTFGIQETTVHWLTTGYLLTLGILVPISGLILQWFTTRQLFTASLILSIIGTLIAALAPVFGVLMIARVVQAAGTALLLPLMFNTILVIIPPKNRGKVMGVIGLVIMFAPAVGPTLSGLILNNFTWHWIFWFSLPLLIAALLFGFVYMQNVTEPTKPKIDALSIVYSTFGFGGIVYGFSSTSEGWGHLVVVLPLIVGAIGLAFFIHRQLKLEQPILDLRAFRYPMFTVGLIIIVITMMVILSSMILLPLYLQTSLALTTFAAGLLLLPGGIINGLISPIMGGLFDRFGPKFLVIPGFVIILAAMLGFTTVDMETTSAWIIGLHIVMMIGVSMVMMPAQTNGLNQLPADLYPDGTAIMNTLQQVSGAIGTAVAISILSSGTARFMNTVDNPADPMNQVLGFTSGVQGAFWFGTIIAGVGLILSFFIKRVKV, from the coding sequence ATGAATACATCAAAACAGGCCATAAAGCCGATGCCGATCATTATTTCACTAGTGGTCGCAGGCTTTGTGGGGCTGTTCAGTGAAACGGCGCTTAACATGGCGCTCAATAGTTTAATTACCACATTCGGGATCCAGGAAACGACCGTCCATTGGTTAACGACTGGATACCTGTTGACACTAGGAATTCTTGTTCCTATATCAGGTTTGATCCTGCAATGGTTTACGACGAGACAGCTTTTCACAGCATCTCTTATCCTGTCGATTATAGGAACATTAATTGCGGCACTGGCCCCGGTATTCGGAGTTCTTATGATCGCACGGGTTGTTCAGGCAGCTGGAACGGCGTTGCTGCTTCCGCTTATGTTCAACACGATCCTTGTCATCATTCCACCGAAGAATCGCGGAAAAGTTATGGGAGTCATCGGGTTGGTGATCATGTTTGCGCCTGCTGTCGGTCCGACGTTATCCGGACTGATTCTTAACAATTTCACGTGGCATTGGATTTTCTGGTTCTCCCTTCCGCTATTAATCGCAGCGCTCTTGTTCGGTTTTGTTTATATGCAGAACGTGACAGAACCAACGAAGCCAAAAATTGACGCTCTGTCCATCGTTTATTCTACATTCGGATTCGGCGGAATCGTCTATGGCTTCAGCAGCACGAGCGAAGGATGGGGACATTTGGTCGTTGTCCTGCCGCTCATCGTCGGAGCGATCGGGCTTGCATTCTTCATTCATCGTCAACTGAAACTGGAACAACCGATCCTTGATTTGCGTGCGTTCCGTTATCCGATGTTCACCGTCGGTTTGATTATTATTGTCATTACAATGATGGTCATTCTATCATCTATGATTCTTCTTCCGTTGTATTTGCAGACTTCCCTTGCATTGACGACGTTTGCGGCAGGGCTGCTTCTGCTTCCTGGGGGAATTATCAATGGTTTGATTTCTCCGATCATGGGTGGATTATTCGACCGGTTCGGTCCTAAGTTCCTTGTCATTCCAGGGTTCGTCATCATTCTCGCAGCAATGCTTGGGTTTACGACTGTCGATATGGAAACGACATCCGCTTGGATTATCGGCCTCCATATCGTCATGATGATTGGTGTCTCCATGGTTATGATGCCGGCTCAGACCAATGGTTTGAACCAGCTGCCGGCTGATTTATACCCGGATGGAACAGCTATCATGAATACGCTCCAGCAGGTTTCCGGTGCGATTGGAACAGCGGTTGCTATTTCTATTCTATCATCCGGAACCGCCCGTTTTATGAATACGGTCGACAATCCGGCTGATCCGATGAACCAGGTCCTTGGTTTCACCTCAGGGGTTCAAGGTGCTTTCTGGTTCGGTACGATTATTGCAGGGGTAGGTTTGATTCTTTCCTTCTTCATTAAACGTGTCAAAGTATAA
- a CDS encoding gamma-glutamyl-gamma-aminobutyrate hydrolase family protein, with the protein MRPLIGISGSIIIDQGGRFPGYDRAYVNNDYVQSVLRAEGIPFILPVLEDDEAVKAQAQAMDGLILSGGHDVQSLLYQEEPLPKQGSPFPERDHSEGVLAVEMIRQGKPVFAICRGVQLLNAVYGGSMYQDTSYMKGNILKHDQVHTPAQATHTIQTEPESFMREHFGTTTLTNSFHHQAIKTVAPGFKATAYAADGVIEAIEMEDTTAFVIGVQWHPEMMTKKHERMQRLFDHFVNQASLTKQPTP; encoded by the coding sequence ATGAGACCACTCATAGGCATATCAGGAAGTATTATAATCGACCAGGGCGGGCGGTTTCCAGGCTATGACCGCGCCTATGTTAACAACGATTACGTCCAGTCTGTCCTCCGCGCAGAAGGTATTCCATTCATCCTTCCCGTGCTGGAAGATGACGAAGCGGTTAAAGCACAGGCGCAGGCAATGGACGGCCTTATCCTTTCCGGGGGACACGATGTCCAGTCTCTTCTTTATCAGGAAGAGCCGTTACCGAAGCAGGGATCTCCCTTCCCTGAGCGGGACCATTCAGAGGGAGTGCTGGCAGTAGAAATGATCCGGCAGGGTAAACCTGTATTTGCCATCTGCAGAGGCGTGCAGCTTTTAAACGCTGTGTATGGAGGAAGTATGTATCAGGATACCTCCTATATGAAGGGAAATATTCTCAAACACGACCAGGTCCATACGCCCGCACAAGCGACGCATACAATACAAACAGAGCCGGAGAGCTTTATGCGTGAACACTTCGGTACAACGACGTTGACGAACTCCTTCCATCATCAAGCGATCAAAACGGTGGCGCCGGGATTTAAAGCAACCGCTTATGCGGCGGATGGCGTTATCGAAGCAATTGAAATGGAAGACACCACCGCTTTTGTCATCGGTGTACAATGGCACCCGGAAATGATGACAAAAAAACACGAGCGGATGCAGCGACTATTCGATCATTTTGTAAACCAAGCCTCCCTCACTAAACAACCGACACCGTAA